A DNA window from Luteolibacter luteus contains the following coding sequences:
- a CDS encoding M3 family metallopeptidase: protein MHPFLSGDFHVKWSTLVPEAVEPDIKKALEIAAANLETIRKVAPEAATYANTFGALERATEQLDRGWGLLQHLDSVCDEPAQRAALNAMLPEVSDFYASIPLNEELWKVLKAYGESGEVATLDPVRRRYVEETMQDFAQSGADLPADQKKRVAEIEAELSKLTKQYSENVLDSTNAWELLITDEPKLAGLPASAKAAAFANAKAKELATDEAPAWRFTLQMPSMFPVMQHLDDESVRREVWEASVGVAGSGEHDNTQLVWEILKLRNQKAEVLGHGHFADLTLQRRMARDGKTALQFVEDLHDRVEPALRKEYDSLCNYKAAKTGTVVDGLQPWEFAYWSEKRRQEEYDLDDELLRPYFPVDRVMKGMFELCTKLFNITITERDSVFHERGTRPAEAPADEIEVWHPEVKFYDLKDSASGAHLGSFYADWHPRESKRGGAWMNCLHTGHPGDEGAARDPHLGLITGNMTPPVDGKPALLTHGEVETIFHEFGHLLHGLLSDVPVRALAGTNVPWDFVELPSQIMENFCWDRQSLDFFARHYETGEPIPEDLFNRMIAAKNYMSGTAFMRQLSFGKLDLELHINLPRYAGRDLDSVDREILSSYRVPLKTDAPSMARRFGHLFSAPTGYAAGYYSYKWAEVLDADAFTRFQENGVIDPATGAAFREHILSKGNSAPVDELYRRFMGRDAALDPLLIRSGLSGEILLAGGEKETAMA, encoded by the coding sequence ATGCATCCCTTCCTCTCCGGTGATTTCCACGTCAAATGGTCCACTCTGGTTCCCGAGGCAGTGGAACCTGACATCAAAAAAGCCTTGGAGATCGCGGCGGCGAATCTTGAGACGATCCGCAAGGTCGCTCCGGAAGCAGCCACCTATGCAAATACCTTCGGCGCACTGGAGCGGGCCACCGAACAGCTCGACCGCGGTTGGGGCCTGTTGCAGCACCTTGACTCGGTCTGCGATGAGCCGGCCCAGCGTGCCGCGCTGAATGCGATGCTCCCGGAGGTTTCCGATTTCTATGCCTCCATCCCGCTCAACGAGGAGCTGTGGAAGGTGCTGAAGGCCTATGGCGAATCCGGGGAGGTGGCCACGCTGGATCCGGTGCGCCGCCGCTATGTGGAGGAGACGATGCAGGACTTCGCACAGTCCGGTGCCGATCTGCCCGCGGATCAAAAGAAGCGTGTGGCGGAGATCGAGGCGGAGCTTTCCAAGCTGACGAAGCAGTATTCGGAGAACGTGCTGGATTCCACCAATGCGTGGGAGCTGCTGATCACCGATGAGCCGAAGCTGGCAGGCCTGCCGGCCTCGGCGAAGGCGGCGGCATTCGCCAATGCGAAGGCGAAGGAGCTGGCCACCGATGAGGCTCCGGCATGGCGCTTCACGCTGCAGATGCCCTCCATGTTCCCGGTGATGCAGCACCTCGATGACGAGTCGGTGCGCCGCGAGGTGTGGGAAGCTTCGGTGGGGGTGGCCGGCAGCGGCGAGCACGACAACACGCAACTGGTCTGGGAGATCCTGAAGCTCCGCAATCAGAAGGCGGAAGTGCTGGGTCACGGCCACTTCGCCGATCTGACGCTGCAACGCCGGATGGCGCGGGATGGCAAGACGGCACTGCAATTCGTGGAAGACCTGCACGACCGCGTGGAGCCCGCGTTGCGCAAGGAGTATGACTCGCTGTGCAACTACAAGGCTGCGAAGACCGGCACCGTGGTGGATGGCTTGCAGCCTTGGGAATTCGCCTATTGGTCGGAGAAACGCCGCCAGGAGGAATACGATCTCGATGACGAGTTGCTGCGTCCTTATTTCCCGGTCGACCGGGTGATGAAAGGGATGTTCGAACTCTGCACCAAGCTCTTCAACATCACCATCACGGAACGCGATTCGGTCTTCCATGAGCGCGGCACCCGCCCGGCGGAGGCTCCTGCCGATGAGATCGAAGTGTGGCACCCGGAGGTGAAGTTTTACGACCTGAAGGACAGCGCAAGTGGTGCCCATCTCGGTTCCTTTTACGCCGACTGGCATCCGCGCGAGTCGAAGCGCGGCGGGGCTTGGATGAACTGCCTGCACACCGGTCATCCGGGGGATGAAGGGGCTGCACGCGATCCGCACCTCGGCCTGATCACGGGCAACATGACCCCGCCGGTGGATGGCAAGCCAGCGCTCCTGACGCACGGCGAAGTGGAGACGATCTTCCATGAATTCGGCCACTTGCTTCACGGCCTGCTGAGCGATGTGCCGGTGCGCGCGCTTGCCGGAACGAACGTGCCGTGGGACTTCGTCGAACTGCCTTCGCAGATCATGGAGAACTTCTGCTGGGACCGGCAGTCGCTGGATTTCTTCGCCCGCCACTACGAGACCGGCGAGCCGATCCCGGAAGATCTCTTCAACCGGATGATCGCGGCGAAGAACTACATGAGCGGCACGGCCTTCATGCGTCAGCTTTCCTTCGGCAAGCTGGACCTGGAGCTGCACATCAACCTGCCGCGCTATGCGGGCCGCGATCTGGACTCGGTGGACCGCGAGATCCTCTCAAGCTATCGCGTGCCGCTGAAGACGGATGCGCCAAGCATGGCGCGCCGTTTCGGTCACCTTTTCAGCGCACCTACCGGCTATGCCGCCGGCTATTACTCCTACAAGTGGGCGGAGGTACTGGATGCGGATGCCTTCACACGCTTCCAAGAGAATGGCGTGATCGATCCGGCGACGGGTGCCGCTTTCCGCGAGCACATCCTTTCGAAGGGGAACTCCGCGCCAGTGGATGAGCTGTATCGCCGCTTCATGGGCCGGGACGCCGCGCTGGATCCTCTGCTGATCCGCTCCGGGCTCTCCGGGGAGATCCTGCTTGCGGGTGGCGAAAAGGAGACCGCGATGGCGTAA
- the gmk gene encoding guanylate kinase, protein MSRTGILFLVSGPSGSGKSTLCRRLAAEGEAQFSISCTTRSPRTGEEHGREYYFLQEEEMVTRVGEGEFLEHAYVHGNHYGTLRSEVSERLAAGIDVVMDIDVQGAALVRACDDPAIRLALVDLFVMPPDEEELAARLNGRGTDSAEVIELRMRNAIDEMRHWPEYKYRLLSATHEEDYAQFKALLIGERLRVDRLKR, encoded by the coding sequence ATGTCCCGCACCGGCATCCTCTTTCTCGTCTCCGGACCTTCGGGTTCCGGGAAGTCCACGCTTTGCCGCCGTCTGGCCGCAGAGGGTGAGGCGCAGTTCTCGATTTCCTGCACGACGCGTTCGCCACGCACGGGGGAGGAGCACGGTCGCGAGTACTATTTCCTCCAGGAGGAAGAGATGGTGACGCGCGTGGGCGAGGGTGAGTTCCTGGAGCATGCCTATGTGCACGGGAACCACTACGGCACGCTGCGCAGCGAGGTGAGCGAGCGCCTGGCCGCGGGGATCGATGTGGTGATGGACATCGATGTGCAGGGCGCCGCGCTGGTGCGCGCCTGTGATGATCCGGCGATCCGCCTGGCTCTGGTGGATCTTTTCGTGATGCCTCCGGATGAAGAGGAGCTTGCGGCACGCCTGAACGGCCGCGGCACCGACAGCGCCGAGGTGATCGAACTGCGGATGCGGAATGCGATCGATGAGATGCGGCATTGGCCGGAGTACAAGTACCGGCTGCTGTCCGCGACGCATGAGGAGGACTATGCGCAGTTCAAGGCGCTGCTGATCGGGGAGAGATTGCGGGTGGACCGGTTGAAGCGGTAG
- the alaS gene encoding alanine--tRNA ligase codes for MTAAEIRQSFLDFFREKQHTIVPSASLLPQSPGLLFTNAGMNPFVPYFLGVEKAPYDPPRAVDTQKCIRAGGKHNDLEDVGYDTYHHTFFEMLGNWSFGNYFKKEAIQWAWELVVERWGLPAHRLHASVYAPKAGDPGEFDQESWDIWAELFLSKGCDPNVQIVNGNVKDNFWMMGETGPCGPCSELHVNLTPAGDPMEGRLLVNNDSDLCIEIWNLVFIQYNAEADGSFRELPAKHIDTGMGFERACSIIQGTKGFTDFSQKPSNYATDVFMPIFRKIEELSGKAYVNVYPALGADRSVFDEEMKTAIAFRVIADHLRTLSFSIADGIMPGNNGRNYVLRRILRRAVRYGRQLGFSGEKPFFGALVETLVAEMGDAFPELKNRQDTVRATLEQEEASFNQTLDRGLKRFEDALPDVKDNTLSGDDAFELYDTYGFPVDLTELLCAERGLKIDTARFEALMEEQRERARAAQKSTVVRALDISTDAVTSFTGFDADEAEATVLEVHPQEDALFVITDATPFYAEMGGQAGDTGTLVFGDQEIAITGVQQVGKARAHIVDNSTSVKPGDKVTLKLDAVRRRPIEAHHTATHLLHWALHEVVSKDAAQQGSSVDENRLRFDFNSGAVTPEQIETMEEKVNAAIKANDAVSWKEVQHASIKGRPDIMQFFGDKYGEFVRVVQIGGGRGDLTGYSMELCGGTHVRNTGEIGLFKIKSEGAIASGVRRIEAVCGENAWAYLNEAVEKWDSDLKAAREKLKAANEKLASIGEAPVSVNDFPHIMGAMLVERADIAELNATFNHGARTLEETKEAAVEAEKRFKKLQAGAAAKQADAALAELIAAGGAIVATFEADASLLQELLNGMKKQGFTGAGFVIVDDGDKLHLGAYCGDAAQAAGHKAGDILRDLAAIAGGKGGGKADQARGAAPDRSKLAEIEAAAKAKLA; via the coding sequence ATGACCGCAGCCGAGATTCGCCAGAGCTTCCTCGATTTCTTCCGTGAGAAGCAGCACACCATCGTGCCTTCCGCCTCCCTGCTGCCGCAGTCGCCGGGTCTGCTTTTCACGAATGCGGGGATGAATCCCTTCGTCCCCTACTTCCTCGGCGTCGAAAAGGCTCCCTATGATCCGCCGCGCGCCGTGGACACGCAGAAGTGCATCCGCGCCGGTGGTAAGCACAACGACCTCGAGGATGTCGGCTACGATACCTACCACCACACCTTCTTCGAGATGCTGGGGAATTGGTCCTTCGGCAACTACTTCAAGAAGGAAGCCATTCAGTGGGCATGGGAACTCGTTGTCGAGCGCTGGGGCCTTCCCGCCCATCGCCTGCACGCTTCCGTCTACGCCCCCAAGGCGGGCGATCCGGGTGAGTTCGACCAGGAGTCATGGGACATCTGGGCAGAGCTGTTCCTTTCCAAGGGCTGCGATCCGAACGTCCAGATCGTGAATGGCAACGTGAAGGACAATTTCTGGATGATGGGCGAGACCGGCCCCTGCGGTCCTTGCTCGGAGCTCCACGTGAACCTCACCCCTGCCGGCGATCCGATGGAGGGCCGCCTGCTCGTGAACAACGATTCCGACCTCTGCATCGAGATCTGGAACCTCGTGTTCATCCAATACAATGCCGAGGCCGATGGCTCCTTCCGCGAGCTGCCTGCGAAGCACATCGATACCGGCATGGGCTTCGAGCGCGCCTGCTCGATCATCCAGGGCACGAAGGGCTTCACCGACTTCTCCCAGAAGCCCAGCAACTACGCCACCGACGTCTTCATGCCGATCTTCCGCAAGATCGAGGAGCTCAGCGGAAAGGCCTACGTGAATGTCTATCCGGCGCTTGGTGCCGATCGCTCTGTCTTCGATGAGGAGATGAAGACCGCGATCGCCTTCCGCGTGATTGCCGATCACCTCCGCACGCTCTCGTTCTCCATCGCCGATGGCATCATGCCCGGCAACAACGGGCGGAACTACGTTCTGCGCCGCATCTTGCGCCGCGCGGTCCGCTATGGCCGCCAGCTTGGCTTCTCCGGTGAAAAACCCTTCTTCGGCGCTCTGGTGGAAACCTTGGTCGCGGAGATGGGCGATGCTTTCCCGGAGCTGAAGAACCGCCAGGACACCGTCCGCGCGACGCTTGAGCAGGAAGAAGCGAGCTTCAACCAGACCCTGGATCGCGGCTTGAAGCGTTTCGAAGATGCGCTTCCGGACGTGAAGGATAACACCCTTTCCGGTGACGACGCCTTCGAGCTCTACGATACCTACGGCTTCCCGGTGGACCTCACCGAGCTGCTTTGTGCAGAGCGCGGTCTCAAGATCGACACCGCCCGTTTTGAAGCGCTCATGGAGGAGCAACGCGAACGCGCACGCGCCGCACAGAAGAGCACCGTGGTTCGCGCGCTCGATATCTCCACGGACGCCGTCACCAGCTTCACCGGCTTCGACGCCGATGAAGCGGAAGCCACCGTGCTTGAGGTTCATCCTCAGGAAGACGCGCTCTTCGTCATCACCGATGCCACGCCCTTCTACGCGGAGATGGGCGGCCAGGCTGGAGATACGGGGACTCTGGTATTTGGTGACCAAGAGATCGCCATCACCGGTGTCCAGCAGGTCGGAAAGGCCCGCGCGCACATTGTCGATAACTCCACTTCCGTGAAGCCCGGCGACAAGGTCACGCTGAAGCTCGATGCCGTTCGCCGTCGCCCGATCGAAGCACACCATACCGCGACCCACCTTCTCCACTGGGCTCTCCACGAGGTCGTGTCGAAAGACGCCGCACAGCAGGGCTCGTCTGTCGATGAGAACCGCCTGCGCTTCGACTTCAACAGCGGGGCCGTCACTCCCGAGCAGATCGAGACGATGGAGGAAAAGGTGAATGCGGCCATCAAGGCCAACGACGCCGTTTCCTGGAAGGAAGTCCAGCACGCCTCCATCAAGGGCCGTCCGGATATCATGCAGTTCTTCGGGGACAAGTACGGCGAGTTCGTCCGCGTTGTCCAGATCGGCGGCGGCCGTGGCGACCTGACCGGCTACTCGATGGAGCTTTGCGGCGGCACTCACGTCCGCAACACCGGAGAGATCGGCCTCTTCAAGATCAAGAGCGAGGGCGCGATCGCTTCCGGGGTCCGCCGTATCGAAGCCGTCTGCGGCGAAAATGCATGGGCCTACCTCAATGAAGCCGTCGAGAAGTGGGACAGCGATCTCAAGGCCGCGCGCGAAAAGCTGAAGGCTGCCAATGAGAAGCTCGCCTCCATCGGCGAAGCCCCGGTGTCCGTGAATGACTTCCCGCACATCATGGGAGCCATGCTCGTCGAACGTGCCGACATCGCGGAGCTCAATGCGACCTTCAACCACGGCGCGCGCACCTTGGAAGAAACCAAGGAAGCTGCCGTCGAAGCCGAGAAGCGCTTCAAGAAGCTGCAAGCCGGTGCTGCTGCCAAGCAGGCCGATGCCGCCTTGGCCGAACTCATCGCTGCGGGCGGAGCCATCGTGGCCACCTTCGAGGCGGATGCATCCCTTCTCCAGGAGCTGCTCAATGGCATGAAGAAGCAGGGCTTTACCGGTGCCGGCTTCGTCATCGTCGATGACGGAGACAAGCTGCACCTCGGTGCCTACTGCGGCGATGCCGCCCAAGCCGCAGGCCACAAGGCCGGCGATATCCTCCGCGACCTCGCTGCTATCGCTGGTGGCAAGGGCGGCGGTAAAGCCGACCAAGCCCGCGGTGCTGCGCCCGACCGCAGCAAGCTCGCCGAAATCGAAGCCGCCGCCAAAGCGAAGCTCGCCTAA
- a CDS encoding low molecular weight protein tyrosine phosphatase family protein → MSKRLLFLCSRNRLRSPTAEAVFAGYPGIETDSAGLAPDAELRLTAEQVEWADIILVMERVHQQRLKKGFGKLLGGKKVAVLDIPDDYQFMEPALVELLKSKCGPFLS, encoded by the coding sequence ATGAGCAAACGTCTGCTTTTCCTCTGCTCCCGAAACCGCCTGCGCAGCCCGACGGCGGAGGCGGTGTTTGCCGGCTATCCGGGGATCGAGACGGACTCGGCGGGCTTGGCTCCGGACGCGGAGCTGAGGCTCACCGCGGAGCAAGTGGAGTGGGCCGACATCATCCTGGTGATGGAGCGGGTCCACCAGCAGCGGCTGAAGAAAGGTTTCGGGAAGCTGCTGGGAGGAAAGAAGGTGGCGGTGCTCGACATCCCGGACGACTATCAGTTCATGGAACCTGCCTTGGTCGAGCTGCTGAAATCGAAGTGCGGGCCGTTCCTGTCGTGA